A single genomic interval of Chryseobacterium paludis harbors:
- a CDS encoding glycosyltransferase — MRFLIVIPAHNEEDNLPFTLDSLQQQRYKDFKVVVSNDGSTDRTSEIIKKYTDNDSRFETVNLQKSAHQPGSKVVNAFKKGLETQSPDAFDIICKFDADIILSENYLETIEEAFRNNPKYGLIGGLLYVEKDGEWVYEGNSNKNHVRGPMKAYRKECFQAMGGLRETLGWDNIDSILLENLGWKEIVLPELKVKLIKVKGADYTVKEFDYYGRYFYFLGLNRFLAYIASSKEAMKSKSIPFFFKIIKTYEDCRSKKLELKISKDEQRVINSQRWKALKKKWLGI; from the coding sequence TTGAGGTTTTTAATTGTAATTCCGGCACACAACGAAGAGGATAATCTTCCATTTACTTTAGATTCTTTACAACAGCAGCGTTATAAAGATTTTAAGGTTGTGGTCAGTAATGATGGTTCTACAGACCGGACTTCTGAAATCATAAAAAAATATACTGATAATGATTCCAGGTTTGAAACTGTAAACCTCCAGAAGTCGGCACATCAGCCAGGTTCTAAAGTAGTGAATGCTTTTAAGAAAGGTCTGGAAACACAGAGTCCTGATGCCTTTGACATCATTTGTAAGTTTGATGCTGATATTATTTTGTCCGAAAACTATCTTGAAACAATAGAAGAAGCCTTCAGAAATAATCCGAAATATGGTTTGATAGGAGGTTTGTTATATGTGGAAAAAGATGGTGAATGGGTGTATGAAGGGAATTCAAATAAAAATCATGTGAGAGGACCTATGAAAGCCTATAGAAAAGAATGTTTTCAAGCGATGGGAGGATTAAGGGAAACATTAGGCTGGGATAATATTGATTCCATATTACTGGAAAATCTAGGTTGGAAAGAGATCGTTTTACCAGAATTAAAAGTGAAATTAATCAAAGTTAAGGGCGCTGATTACACGGTAAAGGAATTTGATTATTATGGAAGGTATTTTTATTTTTTAGGGCTGAACAGGTTTCTTGCTTATATCGCATCTTCGAAGGAAGCGATGAAAAGTAAATCAATTCCTTTTTTCTTTAAGATCATTAAAACATATGAAGACTGCAGGTCGAAGAAATTGGAACTGAAGATCAGTAAAGATGAACAGCGAGTTATCAACAGCCAACGCTGGAAAGCTTTAAAAAAGAAATGGTTGGGGATTTAA